The Flavobacteriales bacterium nucleotide sequence ACTACGCGGACCGGATAAAGGTGACAGCTAACTGGTTTACGAAAGGTCGTAGCGCCTTCTTTCCACGCTTGCTCAATACCGCACATGGCTTTACCGTCGTCGTCAAGGGTCGTGTATGCACATTCTTTGCCACTAACCAATGGCGCTACGAATTCTCCGTCGCGATCGCGAAGGTACCGCCCTTGCTTCTCGATCGCAGCGCGACCCTCGGGGCGTAAATGACCTGCGAATTTTTCGTACTCTTCATCGAGCACGGCCAACTCCTCTTCGAGCAGCGGAGCCCCGGCATCTCCCTCTACGCAACACGCTCCTTTACAAGCCGTAAGGTTGCAAACGAACTCGCGCTCCAAGAAATCCTCGCTAACTAACGTTTCTCCCACTTTGATCATGCCGCAAAGCTACGAAGCCGCGACTGATTTAGTAGAATCGCGACTAACCTATTCCGTTCGCCACCCGTAATTATTAATATCTTTACGATCCTATATCTACTTCATGAAAAGAATCTTTCTCCTTCTCGCCCTGGTTCTTGGGTTAGCCGTTTCTGCACAAGAAAGCGCAGCCCCCAAT carries:
- a CDS encoding DUF3109 family protein gives rise to the protein MIKVGETLVSEDFLEREFVCNLTACKGACCVEGDAGAPLLEEELAVLDEEYEKFAGHLRPEGRAAIEKQGRYLRDRDGEFVAPLVSGKECAYTTLDDDGKAMCGIEQAWKEGATTFRKPVSCHLYPVRVVKYPSFEVVNYHKWPICSAACSLGQELGVSVFEFTREVLRRRFGDEWIAEMEIVAKEWTP